AATCAgcccgggagagcccatatggctgccccaaaccagaggcagaggaagggttagatgtgacattgaatggtttgtggcccacaggggtgttagaggagtcaggttccgcgtggaacacgcatatcctcccggtagaaaagaaagggacagggaaataccgtatggcccatgatctcagagctattaacaacattttactcacacccactataccggtacctaacccgtatgtagcactcactaatttgaccccggatcaaaaatggttcacctgcattgacctggctaacgcttttttctgtctcccactagcagaggaacttcgtgatattttttctttcacacataggggtcggcaatggcggtacacgagactaccacaggggttctcgctttcccctggtatattcaaccaggtactgagagaagcgctgcagggatgttgcctgccgacaggggtaactttggtccagtacgtagatgacctgctgctggtggccccgacggtggccgcctgcatccaagctacaatgacggtcctcaccagactggctgagaaagggttcaaggtgtcaaaagaaaagctacagctggtaaggacgcaggtctcctttctgggcagagtaatctcgcagaagggagcggggctttccccagctcaccgcacaaccatcctccaccatcctaaacccactactgtccaggaaatgctatcattcctggggctcacggggtacagccgcaattacatccctaACTATTCAGGgatcacagagccacttagagcgctagttaaggagcagggaatgcgtaaacttaaagccactctcaactggacttgcccggccgaccaggccttcattttgctgaaacaacaactagccaccgcagctgatctggcaattcccgactacacaaaacccttttttctagatgtttctgaaacaggacaagtcatgaacggggtcctgtttcagaaaaaagggggagataggaacatccttatgtacataagcgtaggatttgacaaaaccgaaaaaaggcaccccacctgcacacagcatgcagcgggggtagcgagactcattcaaaaatgcgcacacatagtgagggggcatcaccttcagatactcacaacacacagtgtagtggcgtatgtaaattcacagatgttcactatgacttccctcaggcaacaacacctaagcaaaattctcggggctccaaatttgattttcacacatgaagggataaatattgcagaccgaatggggacggggctaccacatgagtgcgcgcaagaggtagtgagggagagtaagacccgaaccgatctggaggcagaacccctcccaggggcagaggacctcttcactgatgggtgctgtttcagacacgaacaagacggcctgagggcggcctttgcggtagtgaaactaacaccagagggtttagtcacgctgaaagcagagaggctccaggggatgcaatcagcccagagagcagaagttagAGCACTAATAGAGGCCCTCAGACTGGCCCAGGGAacaagagtaaacatttacacagattcggcaaacgcagtaggcgcagcgcacgtggagctaggacagtggttaaaagcggggtttagaacagcaggaggcaaaccgattaaacatgaggcagagatgagagaactagctgaggccctagacctgcccgaaaaggtatccatcataaaatgcaaaggacacgataattcaaatagtgtagtagctcagggaaatcaagcggcagacacagcagcaaaacaggcagcagggtacactccgcgagtgatggtggtaagagcagaagaggaagtggggtggggagaaggccctgagagagacgggctagtgagacatcaaaagggggcttccccacaagagaaaacaatttggcaacagagaggagcaacagagacgagcgggctctggagagggccagacggtagagtaatacttccaccagccatgcggggagataaatttgcagaagcccatgggttgggccatgtagggccagcacagatgttgaggaacttgtgccattggtggcacccgtttatggtagacatggtacgtaactacactaggacatgcaccatctgcacacaccacaatccaaaaccgacgatcaaacctgagatgggggcgttccccatgacgacgagacctggacaagagatagtgatagactacacggacatggagGAAACAGTATGGGGGTGctgctacatgttagtgtgtgtggacatgttcacagggtggccagaagcctggccggcaagaagggaggacagtcagacagtgatcaaatgtttagtgaaccagtacattcccagacatggcttcccagagaaaatcaggtcagacaatgggactcactttaagaacagtgatttacagaaggtagagagcttattgggcctaaaacatgcttttggcactgtataccatccacagtcccagggaaagttagaaaggatgaaccaaaacttaaaaaacaagttggctaagatatgtgcacagactaaattgaactgggtggatgcactgccactggcactcatgacgattcgatgctcgttaaatcagaccactgggttcaccccatacgagctgctgacggggagacagtttccaggaccagccgcggggcctgcggtcccgtaAGGGGAAAAGTGGTCCAAAGaccacagagtgtattttgatgaattgcgagctctcgtttcagaattcaccaacagagtcggagaacggagggacctgcacccgctggaccagaacctgccccaggcggagtgggtgttgcggAAGGTCATCAAGcaaaagtggtcggagccaaggtggacgggtcctcatcaggtggtggagagaacgagtcatgcggtccgcctaagggacaaaggagagacgtggtaccattggagccagtgtacaccagcgcaggagccagggaggttgctaacggacctcatccaaaccgggaaggaggagctttccccagtgtggacggaaggaggaccagcaccagccggaccggtgccaggagcggaccccaggacacggcgggactacgagcgagtgaaggagacaaaggacggcgtcAGGGGAATAggctcttaggggaaagaactgaagaatactgtaacaaaagggggtataggacaccgagtggctaccactcgtaccaagatgatcACAGAGAAacgtctggggagatgatagtagaatgaaatggtatatgggaattggtggaataatgatgtgtgttgtgtgttgttacaggtttcccaggttggcattgggtcttcattcccccagcgaagaggttcgcgaccccatCTGAGGACACTTGTTTGAGGAAATTAGAGggtattgaattggactatgtcaaggggtcgcatacgagcattctgggattgataatccgctggaggaatggatgatctcgatgttcagccagtggagaggtttgataatgtctgttcttttatcgcttgctacatttggtgctataatggttacttgtgggtgttgttgtatcccatgcataagagggcttgccatgagagtgatctctacagccattgagaaggctccaggatcgccatcagggatgctgatgcctctactggagcagcatgacccgggagaactggagcttggcgaataggggtgatctctctggggagagattaaaagggggaattgtagatgtagtgattgtatgagttagtgaactgttgtaaccaatgtagatgtattgattgcataagttagtgaacttttataagctgttgtaaccaatgaaacaaaatattaaatgtttgtaatatgagctgaaactgaaggagcaagtaggagaataggaaaccctgttcaagcggttgccggggagagaaatatttagtatgtctgtcttttgagaaacaggacacaggttagagacacacacacatagtctgacgggccagacagaaaccaggaggggacaagaagatgtttgcgtttatccttataaggaatagaactggaactggaccaatagcacacttgttttgtgaatttaacgactctatctttttgggcgtagtagaagtataaaatgatctgttgaatgttgatccttagacattgtgcggcgacacttgtctccagaagcttctgtaataaatggacatatgatacggtaattgacctgactcctggtgttttattctcctttccaacaaaccaactcggggaagtgttagacttcaacacacgtcaaacgcttacaaacataaccgtccgaggagtctctaacttaatacatcaacagtccgtatttattacagtgaaaagggggtGTGCTAAGTTGTTGCCcctctgtcctatgtcaataaaacacattctctttgttatgttactacctAGTCTTCACACAAGGGAAAAACTGTCCtccccccacatgggtaacctatagaactctaaagagctcttacacgtctggacagacaatagatgccctctaggcaaataccagatcccccacattccttttcttgaATTTGAACAAGAgtactcagtcctttaatcagcattggttagagaaatttccacaacaatccatcctcttgataccaaatcaacccttggtatcaatccttaaacagccAGCAAAGGATtatcgacaaagtattaaaaatgaacaatttatttatgattctgttaatttgtccaattacatttgagcccctgaaataagataactgtgtatgaaaatggttgcaattctttcgtttaatacttttttccaaccccttgaattaaagctgaaagtctgcacttcatttGCATCtcaattgtttcatttcaaatccattgtggtggtgtacagagccaatgTTATgacaattgtgtcagtgtccaaatatttccacacccaacaattatttttagtAGTCCTTATGtgatcacatttaaaaaaagccacatatgaaaaatattatacagaatattattttaatatattaatgATTATAATGATAGTGATTGTTAAAATTAACAATAACACTACTGATATTGTGTTGCTACGTCTTtgaaggggagaagagagagatttTCAGAGTACACACTTTCCTCACACATTATCTGTACAGTTTACCCTCACATTCCTAGGGACAAAAAGTTATTTCTCTCATCTTGAGTACATATACACTTTAAACAATAATAACATACTTTAAATTAGAGCAGAATCCTCCATATGTATACAGATTAGACCATGATGCTCTGACAGCTGTAGTCTCAGTTTCACCTGTTCCCTTTGATGAGGAAGAATGTTCCGGTAGCCACTCCCAGCAGCCCCAGAGTCAAACCCACTCCACAGAACACTGTAGGACCCACACTGGGATGGGTCCCCTCAGGCTCTGTAGAAgaacacacattacacattcACCTTAGATATAATTGTGGGGGCTGACTAAAGGTCAATGTCTAATTTTCCTGTGGGGATTTTCAGTAAAATGTCAACACATACAGAGGAATAGCATCACATAATGTACTGTTGACTTCTAGCTAATAATTGAAACCCTGCAATTGTGACACTTAAATATGAACATGAAGTAATGCAGgctaaatgtacagtatttcaacAGTGTATAATCTCACCCCAAATCCGTGTCTGGGGCTCAGAAATGCCTTTGTGATCCACGGTGCAGCTGTAGATGTCTCCCTCCTCTGGAGTGAAGGTCAGACTGGAGAACTGGCTATAGGAGAAGTCCTGGTTGGGGTAGGGATTGCTGATACGTATTCCCTCTGTTACATTCTGATTGTTCCTGGTCCATCTGATTCTCACAGGTGGTGGGTGGAACCCACTAACATGACAGATGAGAGTGTTCTCCAACCCCAAAATAACATCATCCCTGTGATAGATGCTGCTGTGAGGAGGGACTGAGGAAGCACATTTAACATCATAATCATTGTTACTGACTAAGCTttaccatgttttttttgtagtaATGTAAAAAAGCTACATTGATCAAAAGTGGAACTCTATGCCACATAGTATACAGCATATTGAAGTTCATAGTGAGATAACTATTTTATAACTTAAAATGTGTTGACTAATTCACAGACAATTACTTTTTTATCACTTACCTATTTTCTCTTCTGGTTTATTAAAGGCTTTTGAATCTACAACCAGGTTGTGTTTGCATATCTGTTGGCTGGATACAGCCCGTTCATATAATCCTTGGAAGCTGATTGGATCTGCAAATGGAGGCAATGCCCCCACTCCCTGGTGTTTGTTGAAGTCTGCAAACCATAGCTCATCACCATCCTCTCCAATCGTATTAACTCTATCTGAATCACTGCATCCATCAATAGATAAATCAATATGCAGAACTGAAAGAAAAGCAAGCAAATCATTTGGTATATTGCATTACATTTAGAAAACCAATCATTGTGGTTTACAGCAAATAGTAGATTATTTAATAGTTCCATGTTGATCTCCTGCTTTCTGAATATAAACCCCTATCCTCTTCTGTCCTAACGTGTTTCAACAAGACAGCGGTATATGTGATCCCACATGTGTCAGACCGTGATGTGAATTTCTTGGTCATAAGCAGACATATTGTTATGTCCAAATGTGAAAAAGATTGTTGAGTCCTATTTTTTAATATCCAACTTGCAATTGTCGCCTTGTATTATTGTAGAAACTCCAAGCAGGTTGGAGGAGTAAATAATTGTGAAGATGCCTATCTCACCACGTCAATCCTGTGTCGCAttgtagacacacacagagactgattcatgaccccccccccccccccccccccaattatTGTTTCATAGTCCCCTACCGATAGCGTACAATGTTCAACtataacattgttttaactATTCTTTTTTAACTAGTCGATAACTAACACTAACCATAGCTCTGTTACATTCACCAGATATTCAATGTTAAGATAAGTAACGATATGTCCGATGTTTCACAATGGCGCGCCAGGGTCcgggaatgttaaa
This sequence is a window from Esox lucius isolate fEsoLuc1 chromosome 17, fEsoLuc1.pri, whole genome shotgun sequence. Protein-coding genes within it:
- the LOC117592713 gene encoding H-2 class II histocompatibility antigen, A-U alpha chain-like; this translates as MICCCLNMKTPMIFFVLASVVYTEGKFLHIDLSIDGCSDSDRVNTIGEDGDELWFADFNKHQGVGALPPFADPISFQGLYERAVSSQQICKHNLVVDSKAFNKPEEKIVPPHSSIYHRDDVILGLENTLICHVSGFHPPPVRIRWTRNNQNVTEGIRISNPYPNQDFSYSQFSSLTFTPEEGDIYSCTVDHKGISEPQTRIWEPEGTHPSVGPTVFCGVGLTLGLLGVATGTFFLIKGNR